The Budorcas taxicolor isolate Tak-1 chromosome 18, Takin1.1, whole genome shotgun sequence genome window below encodes:
- the LOC128063948 gene encoding F-box only protein 27-like, translating into MSYAGSPAAAAAAAGPGEETTGASASQGLPACVPASNPESEEAPGLSQLPIEMLLEVLSYLPTSVLLGQCRHVCRYWRYLVDTRAMWLSILPYSHAKLWPIFRSCLPRDDDDDPRPCLLGRFCERRPLGRNLYPNPHGIDAFLPWRTVNCRSWKKEESWKDGRRLVAWDSFQPFYRWTSLFLKDWGGRWWCYKKQVLDLEEEGLWPELLDSGKIEICVSARWADQEASVCLYELIVQLLDAKQAKLHHFSPRPIHQGTTSIPFKTDHMFCNLKKGVRFVSLEHWIWDMGFLPEDYGIIVPKASVIVQVCQL; encoded by the exons ATGTCTTACGCTGGCTCTCCAGCAGCCGCAGCCGCAGCCGCAGGGCCTGGCGAGGAGACCACGGGGGCCTCAGCCTCCCAGGGCCTGCCCGCCTGTGTTCCCGCTTCCAACCCCGAATCCGAGGAGGCGCCCGGCTTAAGCCAACTGCCCATCGAGATGCTCCTGGAAGTGCTGAGCTACCTTCCCACAAGCGTGCTGCTCGGGCAATGCCGCCACGTGTGCCGGTACTGGCGCTACCTGGTGGACACCCGGGCCATGTGGCTGAGCATCTTACCCTACAGCCACGCTAAGCTGTGGCCCATCTTCCGATCCTGCCTCCCGCGAGACGACGACGACGACCCCAGGCCCTGCCTTCTAGGCCGCTTCTGCGAGCGTAGACCCTTAGGACGCAATCTCTACCCGAACCCCCACGGCATAG ATGCCTTCCTGCCTTGGAGGACAGTCAACTGTAGAAGctggaaaaaggaggaaagctGGAAGGATGGCCGCAGGCTAGTTGCCTGGGACTCTTTCCAGCCTTTCTACAGGTGGACGTCCCTCTTCCTCAAGGACTGGGGTGGGCGGTG GTGGTGTTACAAAAAGCAAGTGTTGGACCTGGAGGAGGAAGGTCTGTGGCCGGAACTCCTGGATAGTGGAAAGATTGAGATTTGTGTCTCTGCCCG GTGGGCAGACCAAGAAGCCTCGGTCTGTCTATATGAGCTAATTGTCCAACTTCTAGATGCCAAGCAGGCCAAGCTACATCATTTCTCTCCTAGGCCAATCCATCAAGGTACAACCAGTATCCCTTTTAAG ACCGACCACATGTTCTGCAACCTCAAGAAGGGTGTCCGCTTTGTGTCTCTGGAACACTGGATTTGGGACATGGGATTCCTGCCTGAGGACTATGGAATCATCGTGCCCAAGGCCAGTGTGATTGTACAGGTCTGCCAACTCTAG